In a single window of the Natronomonas salsuginis genome:
- the mce gene encoding methylmalonyl-CoA epimerase — MRFDHAGVATDDAEGLAFLYEDLFGCEIAHEERFQELKVIFLELENGYFELLEPQDDGTIARYLKRHGSGLHHIALETDDIEAALETAADVDVELIDEEPRRGAWGHDVAFLHPGSTGGMLIEFVEH; from the coding sequence ATGCGCTTCGATCACGCCGGCGTCGCGACCGACGATGCCGAGGGACTCGCCTTCCTGTACGAGGATCTGTTCGGTTGTGAGATCGCCCACGAGGAGCGGTTTCAGGAGCTAAAGGTCATCTTTCTCGAACTCGAGAACGGCTACTTCGAGCTCCTCGAACCGCAGGATGACGGAACTATCGCGCGATATCTCAAGCGGCACGGCTCGGGACTGCACCACATCGCGCTGGAGACCGATGACATCGAGGCGGCGCTCGAAACCGCCGCAGACGTCGACGTCGAGTTGATCGACGAGGAACCGCGACGGGGGGCGTGGGGACACGACGTCGCGTTCCTTCATCCCGGATCGACTGGCGGGATGCTGATCGAGTTCGTGGAGCACTGA
- a CDS encoding FAD-dependent oxidoreductase codes for MDSIETTVTAIHDVGTNAVAIEITTPPGFSAVPGQFVKLSATIDDETVARFYTVSSRDTRNTFELTVSYDPEEGGEFSEYLLSLSSGDSITITGPFGDDYYEGEPRVVVLAGGPGIGPAVAIAERALADGHEAAVVYRDDDPIHEDRLATLAAGGADVFVLADETDLTDAVADVLTNDDGEQVFIYGFADFLGDAEAAIEAAGGDPDAAKAENFG; via the coding sequence ATGGACTCAATCGAGACGACCGTGACCGCGATCCACGACGTCGGTACGAACGCGGTCGCCATCGAGATCACGACACCGCCGGGCTTTAGCGCCGTCCCCGGTCAGTTCGTCAAGCTTTCGGCGACGATCGACGACGAGACGGTCGCCCGCTTTTACACCGTCTCCTCGCGCGACACGCGAAACACGTTCGAACTCACCGTCAGCTACGACCCCGAGGAAGGCGGCGAGTTCAGCGAGTACCTACTCTCGCTTTCGTCCGGCGATTCGATCACTATCACCGGCCCATTCGGCGACGACTACTACGAGGGCGAACCGCGCGTCGTCGTCCTCGCTGGCGGTCCCGGTATCGGCCCCGCGGTTGCGATCGCCGAACGCGCGCTCGCCGACGGCCACGAAGCCGCCGTCGTCTATCGCGACGACGACCCGATTCACGAGGATCGCCTGGCCACGTTGGCGGCGGGCGGTGCCGACGTGTTCGTGCTCGCCGACGAGACCGATCTCACCGACGCCGTCGCCGACGTGCTCACCAACGACGACGGTGAACAGGTGTTCATCTACGGGTTCGCCGACTTCCTCGGGGACGCAGAAGCGGCGATCGAAGCCGCCGGCGGCGATCCCGACGCCGCGAAAGCCGAGAACTTCGGCTGA
- a CDS encoding 2-oxoacid:acceptor oxidoreductase subunit alpha, with protein MPEDLNWAVGGEAGDGIDSTGKIFAQALSRAGRHVFTSKDFASRIRGGYTAYKVRTSVDRVESVVDRLDILIALTERTVEENLDELHDDSIVIYDGERSMMSDFEAPGEMTGLDVPLKRLAEDAGGAIMRNIVALGAACSVSGFDIEYLDESLEKRFGGKGEAIVENNKQAARLGAEYVEEEHDLSTPYDLETTDNDYVLLNGDEAIGMGALVAGCRFYAGYPITPATDVMEYLKGRIEKYGGIVVQAEDELSAVNMALGGARAGARSMTATSGPGIDLMTETFGLVATSETPLVICNVMRSGPSTGMPTKQEQGDLNQMLYGGHGEIPRFVLAPTNIAECFHKAIEAFNLAEKYQMPVYLTGDLALAVTEQTFAPEEFDMDAVEIDRGKVVDDETIDEWQNEKGQFQPHALTDDGVSPRAFPGTAGGAHMSTGLEHDELGRRTEDTDMRIEQVDKRERKVETAHEEEDWSYREFGDPDSDALVVSWGSNEGAMREAIEMLAEEDIDVRFISVPYIFPRPDLTEEVEAAEETIVVECNATGQFADLIEHDTLSRVKRINKYNGVRFNADELAEEVKAALGEAAEVEV; from the coding sequence ATGCCAGAGGACCTAAACTGGGCCGTCGGCGGCGAAGCCGGCGATGGGATCGACTCGACTGGGAAGATCTTCGCCCAGGCGCTCTCCCGTGCGGGGCGCCACGTCTTTACCTCAAAGGATTTCGCATCGCGAATCCGTGGCGGATACACCGCATACAAGGTTCGGACGTCGGTCGACCGCGTCGAGAGCGTCGTTGATAGACTCGACATCCTGATCGCCCTCACTGAACGGACCGTCGAGGAGAACCTCGACGAACTGCACGACGACTCTATCGTCATCTACGACGGCGAGCGATCGATGATGTCGGACTTCGAGGCACCGGGCGAGATGACGGGGCTCGACGTGCCGCTGAAGCGGCTCGCCGAGGACGCCGGTGGGGCGATCATGCGGAACATCGTCGCATTGGGCGCCGCCTGTTCCGTCTCAGGGTTCGACATCGAATACCTCGACGAGTCGCTCGAAAAGCGCTTCGGGGGGAAGGGTGAGGCGATCGTCGAGAACAACAAGCAGGCCGCGAGGCTCGGCGCGGAGTACGTCGAGGAGGAGCACGACCTCTCGACGCCGTACGACCTCGAAACGACGGACAACGACTACGTCCTGTTGAACGGCGACGAAGCGATCGGCATGGGCGCGCTCGTCGCCGGGTGCCGATTCTACGCCGGTTATCCGATCACGCCCGCGACGGACGTGATGGAGTACCTGAAAGGGCGGATCGAAAAGTACGGCGGGATCGTCGTACAGGCCGAGGACGAACTCTCGGCCGTGAACATGGCGCTCGGCGGCGCTCGCGCAGGTGCGCGATCGATGACCGCCACGTCCGGGCCAGGAATCGATCTGATGACCGAGACGTTCGGTCTCGTCGCGACCTCGGAGACGCCGCTCGTCATCTGTAACGTGATGCGATCGGGCCCCTCGACGGGGATGCCGACCAAGCAGGAACAGGGCGATCTCAACCAGATGCTGTACGGCGGGCACGGCGAGATTCCCCGATTCGTCCTCGCGCCCACGAACATCGCCGAGTGTTTCCACAAGGCGATCGAGGCGTTCAACCTCGCCGAAAAGTACCAGATGCCGGTGTATCTGACGGGCGACCTCGCGCTCGCGGTCACGGAGCAGACGTTCGCTCCCGAGGAGTTCGACATGGACGCAGTCGAGATCGACCGCGGCAAGGTCGTCGACGACGAGACGATCGACGAGTGGCAAAACGAGAAGGGCCAGTTCCAGCCGCACGCGCTCACCGACGACGGGGTCAGCCCGCGAGCGTTCCCCGGCACGGCGGGCGGCGCGCACATGTCGACCGGCCTCGAACACGACGAGTTGGGCCGCCGGACGGAGGACACCGACATGCGGATCGAGCAGGTCGACAAGCGCGAGCGGAAAGTCGAGACCGCGCACGAGGAGGAAGATTGGAGCTACCGCGAGTTCGGCGATCCAGATTCGGACGCGCTCGTCGTCTCGTGGGGATCTAACGAGGGTGCGATGCGGGAGGCGATCGAGATGCTGGCCGAGGAGGACATCGACGTTCGGTTCATCTCGGTACCGTACATCTTCCCGCGCCCGGACCTCACCGAGGAGGTCGAGGCGGCCGAGGAGACGATCGTCGTCGAGTGTAACGCCACGGGGCAGTTCGCGGACCTCATCGAGCACGACACGCTCAGCCGCGTGAAACGCATCAACAAGTACAACGGCGTCCGATTCAACGCGGACGAACTCGCCGAAGAGGTCAAAGCGGCCCTCGGCGAAGCGGCGGAGGTGGAGGTCTAA
- the gatB gene encoding Asp-tRNA(Asn)/Glu-tRNA(Gln) amidotransferase subunit GatB, with the protein MTAQTAEQRDLAAVIGLEVHVQLETATKIFCGCSTQADDDEEPNTRTCPVCLGLPGALPVLNEGAVEAAVKVGKALGSAIPEETRFHRKNYYYPDLPKNFQITQYDAPICDGGSIEFGVDGERRTVEIERAHLEEDPGSLSHAGGSIDTAEYTLIDYNRAGTPLMEIVTAPDFRSAAEARAFLAKLTEVLEYLGVFDVTRNGSLRVDANLSIVDAEAIDDDGSIPGETLESANRTEVKNISSHKGAEKALAYEETRQKNAIRRGREVEQETRHWDESRGITVSMRSKEAEKDYRYFREADLPPLRVSSWKEEIDIPELPDARRERFREEYGLDAEAAAKLTSTKQVADFYERITERFDPELAATWVADNLLGELHYRDMAITDVAERLDEFTRLVELVDTDEITVKNAEEIVLRRMLDDGLAPDEIVDAEGLGKTDDDAVAAAVEEAIEENPDAVEDYHSGEGGALNFLVGQVMAKTGGSADPGTVNELLRERLEE; encoded by the coding sequence ATGACCGCACAGACCGCCGAGCAGCGTGACCTCGCGGCCGTCATCGGGCTCGAGGTCCACGTCCAGCTCGAAACGGCGACGAAGATATTCTGCGGCTGTTCGACCCAGGCCGACGACGACGAGGAGCCCAACACCCGGACCTGCCCCGTCTGTCTGGGCCTCCCGGGTGCGCTGCCGGTGCTCAACGAGGGAGCCGTCGAGGCGGCCGTCAAGGTCGGCAAGGCGCTCGGCTCGGCGATCCCCGAGGAGACCCGCTTTCACCGGAAGAACTACTACTACCCCGACCTGCCGAAGAACTTCCAGATCACCCAGTACGACGCGCCGATCTGCGACGGCGGCTCGATCGAGTTCGGCGTCGACGGCGAGCGCCGGACCGTCGAGATCGAGCGCGCACACCTAGAGGAGGATCCGGGCAGCCTCTCGCACGCCGGCGGCTCGATCGACACCGCCGAGTACACGCTGATCGATTACAACCGCGCCGGCACGCCGCTCATGGAGATCGTCACCGCACCGGACTTCCGGAGCGCCGCAGAGGCCCGCGCCTTCCTCGCGAAGCTCACCGAAGTGCTCGAATACCTCGGCGTCTTCGACGTGACCCGAAACGGCAGCCTCCGCGTCGACGCGAACCTCTCGATCGTCGACGCCGAGGCGATCGACGACGACGGATCGATCCCCGGCGAAACCCTCGAGTCGGCGAACCGAACCGAGGTGAAGAACATCTCCAGCCACAAGGGCGCGGAGAAGGCGCTCGCCTACGAGGAGACGCGACAGAAGAACGCCATTCGGCGAGGGCGCGAGGTCGAACAGGAGACCCGCCACTGGGACGAGTCGCGAGGGATCACCGTCTCGATGCGCTCGAAGGAGGCCGAGAAGGATTACCGGTACTTCCGGGAGGCCGATCTACCGCCGCTTCGGGTGTCGAGCTGGAAGGAGGAGATCGACATTCCTGAGCTGCCTGACGCCCGCCGCGAGCGCTTCCGCGAGGAGTACGGACTCGACGCCGAAGCGGCGGCGAAGCTCACCTCGACCAAACAGGTCGCGGACTTCTACGAGCGCATCACCGAGCGGTTCGATCCGGAGCTGGCGGCGACCTGGGTCGCAGACAACCTGCTCGGCGAGCTCCACTACCGCGACATGGCGATCACAGACGTCGCCGAGCGACTCGACGAGTTCACGCGGCTCGTCGAGCTGGTCGACACCGACGAGATCACGGTGAAAAACGCCGAGGAGATCGTCCTTCGGCGGATGCTCGACGACGGGCTCGCGCCCGACGAGATCGTCGACGCCGAGGGACTCGGCAAGACGGACGACGACGCGGTCGCCGCCGCGGTCGAGGAGGCGATCGAGGAGAACCCGGACGCGGTCGAGGACTACCACTCGGGCGAGGGCGGCGCGCTGAACTTCCTCGTCGGACAGGTGATGGCGAAGACGGGCGGCTCGGCCGACCCGGGAACGGTCAACGAACTGCTCCGCGAGCGGCTGGAGGAGTAG
- a CDS encoding acyl-CoA mutase large subunit family protein codes for MFDADDLEEIREGHDQWEADTYGPTVDRFGERKEEFTTDTGGQAVDPLYTPDDVSDIDYGTDTGFPGEEPYTRGVYSTMYRGRLWTMRQYAGMGTAAETNERFHYLLDEGQTGLSMAFDLPTQMGYDSDSVMAEGEVGKSGVAIDSLDDMETVFGEIPLDEVSTSMTINAPASVLLAMYIAVGDKQGVDREQLRGTIQNDILKEYIARNTYIFPPEPSMRIITDIFEFCAEEIPNFNTISISGYHIREAGSTAAQELAFTLGDGLEYVEAAIEAGLDVDDFAPQLSFFFNAHNNVLEEVAKFRAARRMWYKLMDERFDAEKPASKQLKFHTQTAGSTLTAQQVENNVVRVAYQALAAVLGGTQSLHTNGKDEALSLPTEQSVRTALRTQQILAHESGAADTIDPLAGSYYIESLTDELEAEAFELLEEVDEHGGMRQAVEERWVQRQIQDTAFERQREIETGERIIVGVNEFEVDEEPQEDIEEVSEKEQREQRERVQELRESRDQEAVDEALEALKDAADSGENVMPPIIDAVKAYATTGEICNAMRDVFGEYQG; via the coding sequence ATGTTCGACGCCGACGACCTCGAAGAGATTCGCGAGGGCCACGATCAGTGGGAGGCTGACACGTACGGTCCGACCGTCGATCGATTCGGGGAACGCAAAGAGGAGTTTACGACGGATACGGGCGGCCAGGCGGTCGATCCGCTGTACACGCCTGACGACGTGTCCGACATCGACTACGGAACGGACACCGGGTTCCCGGGCGAGGAACCCTACACGCGCGGCGTGTACTCGACGATGTACCGGGGGCGGCTGTGGACGATGCGGCAGTACGCCGGGATGGGAACTGCCGCCGAGACCAACGAGCGATTCCACTATCTGCTCGACGAGGGACAGACCGGACTCTCGATGGCGTTCGACCTGCCAACCCAGATGGGCTACGACTCCGATTCGGTCATGGCGGAGGGGGAGGTCGGCAAAAGCGGCGTCGCCATCGACTCACTCGACGACATGGAGACAGTCTTCGGCGAGATTCCGCTCGACGAGGTCTCCACCTCGATGACAATCAACGCGCCCGCGTCGGTCCTGTTGGCGATGTACATCGCGGTGGGCGACAAGCAGGGCGTCGACCGAGAACAGCTCCGCGGGACGATACAGAACGATATTCTCAAAGAGTACATCGCGCGGAACACCTACATCTTCCCGCCGGAGCCGTCGATGCGGATCATCACGGACATCTTCGAGTTCTGCGCCGAGGAGATCCCGAACTTCAACACGATCTCGATCTCCGGATACCACATCCGCGAGGCCGGCTCGACGGCGGCCCAAGAGCTCGCGTTCACCCTCGGCGACGGACTCGAGTACGTCGAAGCCGCGATCGAAGCTGGCCTCGACGTGGACGACTTCGCGCCGCAGCTGTCGTTCTTCTTCAACGCACACAACAACGTACTCGAGGAGGTCGCGAAGTTCCGCGCCGCCCGCCGCATGTGGTACAAGCTCATGGACGAGCGCTTCGACGCCGAGAAGCCGGCCTCGAAACAGCTGAAGTTCCACACCCAGACCGCGGGATCGACGCTGACCGCCCAACAGGTCGAAAACAATGTCGTCCGGGTCGCGTATCAGGCGCTCGCGGCGGTCCTGGGCGGGACGCAGAGCCTCCACACGAACGGGAAGGACGAGGCGCTCAGCCTCCCAACTGAGCAGTCCGTCCGGACGGCGCTTCGGACACAGCAGATTCTCGCCCACGAATCGGGCGCGGCGGACACGATCGATCCGCTGGCGGGCTCATACTACATCGAGAGTCTGACGGACGAACTCGAAGCCGAGGCGTTCGAGTTGCTCGAGGAGGTCGACGAGCACGGCGGGATGCGACAGGCCGTCGAAGAGCGGTGGGTCCAGCGGCAGATTCAGGACACCGCCTTCGAGCGCCAACGCGAGATCGAGACCGGCGAGCGGATCATCGTCGGCGTCAACGAGTTCGAAGTCGACGAGGAGCCACAGGAGGATATCGAGGAGGTCAGCGAAAAAGAGCAGCGCGAACAGCGCGAGCGGGTGCAGGAGTTGCGCGAGAGCCGCGATCAGGAGGCCGTCGACGAGGCGCTCGAAGCGCTGAAGGACGCCGCCGACAGCGGCGAGAACGTCATGCCGCCGATCATCGACGCCGTGAAGGCGTACGCGACGACCGGCGAGATCTGTAACGCGATGCGGGACGTCTTTGGGGAGTACCAGGGGTAA
- a CDS encoding CBS domain-containing protein, which produces MIDRHIADLQPEFAPTVRPETPVSDVAEALCDPDVSAVVVEENESIAGIVTASDVVAMVTVTETEHHPTARAIMSSPPVTVSPDATLVEAAERMRAAGVGHLVVEGETYRGVVSTATLAPFLSRHRLDVEWRGEPSVFTASRDGRLVVKN; this is translated from the coding sequence ATGATCGACCGACACATCGCCGACCTACAGCCCGAGTTCGCGCCGACCGTTCGACCAGAGACGCCGGTCTCAGACGTCGCGGAGGCGCTGTGCGACCCCGACGTGTCCGCAGTCGTCGTCGAGGAGAACGAATCGATCGCCGGGATCGTCACCGCGTCGGACGTCGTCGCCATGGTGACGGTGACCGAGACCGAACACCACCCGACCGCCCGAGCGATCATGTCGTCGCCGCCCGTCACGGTGTCTCCGGACGCGACGCTCGTCGAGGCCGCCGAGCGAATGCGCGCGGCGGGAGTCGGCCACCTCGTCGTCGAGGGCGAAACGTACCGCGGGGTCGTGTCGACGGCGACGCTCGCCCCGTTCCTCTCGCGACACCGACTCGACGTCGAGTGGCGCGGCGAGCCATCGGTGTTCACCGCTAGCAGGGACGGCAGGCTGGTAGTAAAGAACTGA
- a CDS encoding MBL fold metallo-hydrolase — MRIERIPVDVPTRAPTGQTAAHVVGHEDALLVDPAASDARIDAELDRVAHVAVTHHHTDHVGRVAASADATDATVWCRYGREAAFEDATGVEPDRTFREGTEIPVGDGAVRVRETPGHAVEHVAFEAGDALLVGDLAVAGGSVVVGAPEGDMRAYLTSLRRVRAMASERLYPAHGPVIDAPGATCERLIRHRLDREVRVLAAVEAGNRSVAEILDAAYEKDLAGVRDLAGMTVRAHLDKLHHEGRIEWDGSRAGSVTEK; from the coding sequence ATGCGAATCGAACGGATCCCGGTCGACGTGCCGACGCGGGCACCGACCGGACAGACGGCGGCCCACGTCGTCGGGCACGAGGACGCATTGCTCGTCGATCCGGCGGCGAGCGACGCGCGAATCGACGCCGAACTTGATCGGGTAGCCCACGTCGCGGTGACGCACCACCACACCGATCACGTCGGGCGCGTCGCGGCGTCCGCCGACGCCACCGACGCGACGGTGTGGTGTCGGTACGGTCGAGAGGCGGCGTTCGAAGACGCGACGGGGGTCGAACCCGACCGAACGTTCCGCGAGGGGACCGAGATCCCCGTCGGCGACGGCGCGGTCCGGGTCCGCGAAACGCCGGGACACGCGGTCGAACACGTCGCATTCGAGGCTGGAGATGCGCTTCTCGTCGGCGATCTCGCCGTCGCGGGGGGGAGCGTCGTCGTGGGCGCGCCGGAGGGGGACATGCGCGCGTACCTCACCTCGCTCCGACGCGTTCGGGCGATGGCCTCCGAGCGGCTCTATCCGGCCCACGGACCGGTTATCGACGCACCGGGGGCGACCTGCGAGCGGCTCATTCGACACCGCCTCGACCGCGAAGTCCGGGTGCTGGCGGCCGTCGAGGCCGGGAATCGATCGGTGGCCGAGATCCTCGACGCGGCCTACGAGAAGGACCTCGCGGGCGTCCGGGACCTCGCGGGGATGACGGTCCGAGCGCACCTCGACAAACTCCACCACGAGGGGCGGATCGAATGGGACGGATCGCGAGCCGGGAGCGTCACCGAGAAATGA
- a CDS encoding DNA topoisomerase I: MELIVTEKDNAARRIAEILSGDSASTDRQNGVNVYRWGGTRCVGLSGHVVGVDFPPEYADWRDVQPVELVDADVVKTPTQENIVRTLKQLAADASTVTIATDYDREGELIGKEAYELVREETDAPIDRVRFSSITENEVREAFSNPDELDFDLAAAGEARQVIDLLWGAALTRFLSLSAKQLGEDFISVGRVQSPTLKLIVDREREIQAFDPEDYWELFAELQKDDVGFEAQYFYEDEDGNEAERVWNEADATEAFEQLRGARDAIVESVRRRSRTDEPPNPFNTTQYISAASSLGMSAQKAMSVAEELYTAGYITYPRTDNTVYPDDLDPEELLSAFTQHYLFGEDAESLLTAEAIEPTAGDEETTDHPPIHPTGEIPSKEDLSEDEWEIFELVVRHFFATVAEPAEWEHLKVVADANGCLLKANGKRLVEPGYHEVYPYRSTAENHLPDVAEGELLGIDDARIEAKQTQPPRRRGQSRLIEELESRGLGTKSTRHHTIEKLYDRGYIEGDPPRPTKLAMAVVEAAEKFADRIVDEEMTAQLEADMKAIADGEKGYEAVTDESREILEAIFQELHDSREEIGEHLRTSMKADRTLGPCPECGESLLIRRSRRGSYFVGCDGFPDCRYTLPLPNNGEPTVIDETCEEHGLKQVKMLAGRSTYVHGCPQCKADEADEAEDEIIGACPECGDEHGGELAIKTLRNGSRLVGCTRYPECEYSLPLPRRGEIEVTDESCDEHGLPHLLVTDGEDDDDPWELGCPICNYAEYRERQTATEIEDLDGVGAKTAEKLAAAGIESLDDLRNADVASVAAEVQGISEDRLREWQAQANAGAVAE, encoded by the coding sequence GTGGAACTCATCGTCACCGAAAAGGACAACGCGGCGCGCCGGATCGCGGAGATCCTCTCCGGCGACAGCGCATCGACCGACCGCCAAAACGGCGTCAACGTCTACCGCTGGGGCGGCACGCGCTGTGTCGGGCTCTCCGGGCACGTCGTCGGCGTCGACTTCCCGCCGGAGTACGCCGACTGGCGCGACGTCCAGCCTGTCGAGTTGGTCGACGCAGACGTAGTGAAGACGCCGACCCAGGAGAACATCGTCCGGACGCTCAAGCAGCTTGCCGCCGACGCGAGTACGGTCACGATCGCCACCGACTACGACCGCGAGGGGGAGCTGATCGGCAAGGAGGCCTACGAGCTCGTCCGCGAGGAGACCGACGCACCGATCGACCGGGTCCGGTTCTCCTCGATCACCGAAAACGAGGTCAGAGAGGCGTTCTCGAACCCCGACGAGCTGGATTTCGACCTCGCGGCGGCGGGGGAGGCCAGACAGGTGATCGATCTGCTCTGGGGGGCCGCACTCACCCGGTTTCTCTCGCTGTCGGCGAAGCAGTTGGGCGAGGACTTCATCTCCGTCGGCCGCGTCCAGTCGCCGACGCTGAAGCTCATCGTCGACCGCGAACGGGAGATCCAGGCGTTCGACCCCGAGGACTACTGGGAGCTGTTCGCCGAACTGCAAAAGGACGACGTCGGCTTCGAGGCCCAGTACTTCTACGAGGACGAGGACGGCAACGAGGCCGAGCGCGTCTGGAACGAGGCCGACGCGACGGAGGCGTTCGAGCAGTTGCGGGGGGCCAGGGACGCGATCGTCGAGTCGGTTCGTCGCCGCAGCCGGACCGACGAGCCGCCAAACCCGTTCAACACGACCCAGTACATCAGCGCGGCCAGCTCGCTCGGGATGTCGGCCCAGAAGGCGATGAGCGTCGCCGAGGAGCTGTACACCGCGGGCTACATCACCTACCCGCGGACGGACAACACGGTCTACCCGGACGATCTCGATCCCGAGGAACTCCTCTCGGCGTTCACCCAGCACTACCTGTTCGGCGAGGACGCCGAATCGCTGCTGACGGCCGAGGCAATCGAGCCGACCGCGGGCGACGAGGAGACGACGGACCACCCGCCGATCCACCCGACGGGCGAGATTCCTTCGAAGGAGGATCTCTCGGAGGACGAGTGGGAGATCTTCGAGCTCGTCGTGCGACACTTCTTCGCGACCGTCGCCGAGCCGGCCGAATGGGAGCACCTGAAGGTCGTCGCCGACGCCAACGGCTGTCTCCTGAAGGCCAACGGCAAGCGACTCGTCGAACCGGGGTACCACGAGGTGTATCCGTACCGATCGACCGCCGAGAACCACCTACCCGACGTCGCGGAAGGTGAGCTGCTCGGGATCGACGACGCTCGGATCGAGGCGAAGCAGACCCAGCCGCCGCGCCGCCGCGGCCAATCGCGGCTCATCGAGGAGCTCGAGTCCCGCGGGCTCGGAACGAAGTCGACGCGACACCACACGATCGAGAAGCTCTATGACCGCGGCTACATCGAGGGCGACCCGCCGCGGCCGACGAAGCTCGCGATGGCGGTCGTCGAGGCCGCCGAGAAGTTCGCCGACCGGATCGTCGACGAGGAGATGACGGCGCAGTTGGAGGCCGACATGAAGGCGATCGCCGACGGCGAGAAGGGGTACGAGGCGGTCACCGACGAGTCGAGAGAGATCCTCGAAGCGATCTTCCAGGAGCTCCACGACTCCAGAGAGGAGATCGGCGAACACCTCAGAACGTCGATGAAGGCGGATCGGACACTCGGCCCGTGCCCGGAGTGCGGCGAGAGCCTCCTCATCCGTCGGTCTCGGCGCGGCTCGTACTTCGTCGGCTGTGACGGGTTTCCGGACTGTCGGTACACCCTGCCACTCCCGAACAACGGCGAGCCGACCGTCATAGACGAGACCTGCGAGGAGCACGGTCTCAAACAGGTGAAGATGCTCGCCGGGCGCAGTACGTACGTACACGGCTGTCCGCAGTGTAAGGCGGACGAGGCCGACGAGGCGGAGGACGAGATCATCGGCGCGTGTCCCGAATGTGGCGACGAGCACGGCGGCGAGTTGGCGATCAAGACGCTCCGGAACGGCTCGCGGCTCGTCGGCTGTACGCGCTATCCCGAGTGCGAGTACTCGCTGCCGCTGCCGCGACGCGGCGAGATCGAGGTGACCGACGAGAGCTGCGACGAGCACGGGCTGCCGCATCTGCTCGTCACCGACGGCGAGGACGACGACGATCCGTGGGAACTCGGCTGTCCGATCTGCAACTACGCCGAGTACCGGGAGCGACAGACGGCCACCGAGATCGAGGACCTCGATGGCGTCGGGGCGAAAACCGCAGAGAAGCTTGCGGCGGCCGGGATCGAATCGCTCGACGACCTCCGGAACGCCGACGTGGCCTCGGTCGCCGCCGAGGTGCAGGGGATCTCCGAGGATCGGCTTCGCGAGTGGCAGGCCCAAGCGAACGCTGGCGCCGTCGCGGAGTGA
- a CDS encoding phosphoglycerol geranylgeranyltransferase, producing MSAPWAAWDHIVKIDPDKTLVEGETFEDVCATGTDALEIGGTTGMTEEKMARVVEATTAYDVPVYIEPSNVGSVVHRDGLDGYFVPIVLNAGDPFWVTGAHKEWARLDSEIDWEATFPEAYIVLNPDSSVATYTEADCNLDVDEVAAYAEVAEQMLGQRIIYIEYSGTFGDPDVVRAAADAVEDAATFYGGGVDDYESAYEMGRHADTVIVGDLVHDEGVEAVEETVAGAKDAKSEPIEGV from the coding sequence ATGAGCGCGCCGTGGGCAGCGTGGGATCACATCGTCAAGATCGATCCCGACAAGACGCTCGTTGAGGGCGAGACGTTCGAGGACGTCTGTGCGACCGGAACCGACGCCCTCGAGATCGGCGGCACCACAGGGATGACCGAGGAGAAGATGGCGCGCGTCGTCGAGGCCACGACAGCCTACGACGTGCCGGTCTACATCGAGCCCTCGAACGTTGGATCGGTCGTCCACCGCGACGGGCTGGATGGCTATTTCGTGCCGATCGTGCTCAACGCCGGAGACCCGTTCTGGGTGACGGGCGCGCACAAGGAGTGGGCGCGACTCGACAGCGAGATCGACTGGGAGGCGACGTTCCCCGAGGCGTACATCGTCCTCAATCCCGACTCCTCGGTCGCGACGTACACCGAAGCCGACTGCAACCTCGACGTCGACGAGGTCGCCGCCTACGCCGAGGTGGCGGAGCAGATGCTCGGCCAGCGAATCATCTATATCGAGTATTCGGGGACGTTCGGCGATCCTGACGTGGTCCGGGCCGCGGCCGACGCGGTCGAGGACGCCGCTACGTTTTACGGCGGCGGCGTCGACGATTACGAATCGGCCTACGAGATGGGCCGGCACGCGGACACGGTCATCGTCGGCGATCTGGTCCACGACGAAGGGGTCGAAGCGGTCGAAGAGACGGTCGCGGGCGCGAAGGACGCGAAGTCCGAGCCGATCGAGGGCGTCTGA